A section of the Pochonia chlamydosporia 170 chromosome 2, whole genome shotgun sequence genome encodes:
- a CDS encoding FAD binding monooxygenase (similar to Metarhizium robertsii ARSEF 23 XP_007821809.1), with the protein MSKIDAEVIIVGAGIGGLTLAAICKRLGISYKVLERTEVLQPVGAGISLAPNALKVLDQIGVYEELQETAQRLRKLQIWRNATQWNTLSLETFEPTYGYPILSAERHNFHRLLYKAAGEEENVVMNSKVVDIVDTPGEPVRIIVEGGTEYRGNIVVGADGIRSAVRRALLRNTGQDKAANTIQFTGRVHFSGITSPLPNCGPKELGVANWMLYDQAILTTWPCKDNRQWYIGVKKAEGDVDKNRSVWGSITPGDIKKVYGRAFHPFAEEGQFGNIVDKSERVIASNVFQEVEFPSMYNGRVALLGDAAHSMTSFFGQGGCQAIEDAAVLGNLLAEYRDSLVEDSHLVLSTYAGIREPRTKDLSKFSDNFALLHTARLPYGTGPLVRWLLYTLVPTWFWISYLGWLYKYQPTVTALGAPSAHGKRKA; encoded by the exons ATGTCCAAAATTGACGCcgaagtcatcatcgtcggcgCCGGCATCGGCGGCCTCACACTTGCTGCAATCTGCAAACGTCTGGGCATATCCTACAAGGTTCTAGAGCGAACAGAAGTTTTACAGCCTGTTGGTGCTGGAATTTCTCTCGCTCCCAATGCTCTTAAAGTCCTTGACCAGATTGGCGTCTACGAAGAGCTTCAGGAGACTGCCCAGAGGTTGCGTAAACTTCAGATCTGGCGCAATGCCACTCAGTGGAACACCTTGAGTTTGGAGACATTCGAGCCTACCTACGGCTACCCCATTCTGTCTGCGGAGAGGCACAACTTTCACAGACTTCTGTACAAGGCAGCTGGTGAAGAGGAAAACGTTGTTATGAACTCCAAGgttgttgacattgttgacACCCCCGGAGAGCCGGTCCGGATCATTGTTGAGggtggtacggagtaccgtGGAAACATTGTGGTCGGAGCAGATGGCATTCGATCTGCCGTTCGACGAGCTCTTTTACGCAATACTGGCCAGGATAAGGCTGCCAATACCATTCAGTTCACTGGACGTGTGCATTTCTCCGGAATCACCAGCCCTCTGCCCAACTGTGGCCCCAAGGAGCTTGGGGTTGCCAACTGGATGCTCTATGACCAGGCCATTTTAAcaacttggccatgcaaGGATAATAGGCAATGGTACATTGGCGTCAAG AAAGCGGAGGGAGATGTCGACAAAAACCGCTCTGTGTGGGGGTCTATCACGCCTGGCGATATCAAGAAAGTGTATGGGCGAGCGTTCCATCCGTTCGCGGAGGAAGGCCAGTTCGGAAACA TTGTCGACAAATCGGAGAGAGTAATTGCTAGCAATGTATTCCAGGAAGTGGAATTCCCATCCATGTACAATGGAAGAGTGGCACTTTTAGGTGATG CCGCCCACAGTATGACAAGCTTCTTTGGCCA GGGCGGTTGCCAAGCCATCGAGGATGCGGCTGTGCTAGGTAATTTGTTGGCTGAGTATCGCGACTCACTTGTCGAAGACTCCCATCTCGTCCTCTCTACCTATGCTGGCATCAGAGAGCCCCGAACCAAAGATTTGTCCAAATTTTCTGACAACTTTGCTCTGCTGCATACGGCAAGATTGCCCTACGGAACTGGTCCACTTGTGAGATGGCTGCTTTACACCCTTGTGCCCACATGGTTTTGGATAAGCTATCTTGGCTGGCTTTACAAGTACCAGCCAACCGTCACAGCTCTGGGTGCACCGTCTGCCCACGGAAAGAGGAAGGCGTGA
- a CDS encoding eukaryotic aspartyl protease (similar to Metarhizium acridum CQMa 102 XP_007807454.1) yields the protein MEAHADYTPRARPQANRIKARYQANMMFKAILTSYLLFGAAYAVPAAVAPASVDDARWGGGRRWGDNKPGSWNPRGAHYDWPVDWNPLGFVATMGVGSPKFEYKVFVDWTWVSHIVTTPKCYGQWDPKLCMHPDQVYWDPRNSTSYKNLTSQYAGRSWKPNHFFMEDPMNIEYGADLLHVGPVTGEAVLQLTDLQFNVSAKYGTPFPFTGIYGMSPIFRGDDGKMNPTSIDYQSAYYQQWKNGHWRSPQTGFVYCYEESRKSVCNGHDGIQTMGGIRSDLIDRRKISWYDVKLYPDVNSLAFVYDPPVYNYWGVELEGLRIGNEVQKIEPTSNSSGKAAIFDHASYGRGTPLSPNAYDRLIKMTGAKPVDLKEPPNNGPQKFFSVNCSKINSFPTIKYKFTGNSREWAVTPKMYVEKMKDGSCVLNVRALASGPSRNKSTLRLQIRRRCVGNGLVLSGTVMEAGDIKLSQPRKVDQIEVARFSSSTHRRGRSAEMMVVLLA from the exons ATGGAGGCCCACGCTGATTACACGCCACGTGCTAGACCACAAGCTAACCGTATTAAAGCTAGGTATCAGGCAAATATGATGTTCAAAGCTATTTTGACTTCTTATCTCCTGTTTGGGGCTGCGTATGCGGTGCCTGCAGCTGTTGCTCCAGCCAGCGTGGATGATGCCCGTTGGGGTGGCGGTCGACGATGGGGTGACAACAAGCCCGGTTCTTGGAACCCACGTGGTGCTCACTATGACTGGCCAGTTGATTGGAATCCTCTTGGCTTCGTTGCGACAATGGGCGTTGGATCACCCAAGTTCGAGTACAAAGTCTTTGTTGACTGGACCTGGGTCAGCCATATCGTGACGACGCCCAAGTGCTATGGGCAGTGGGACCCGAAGCTCTGCATGCATCCTGACCAAGTTTACTGGGATCCTCGCAACTCGACATCATACAAGAATTTGACCTCGCAGTATGCCGGCCGCTCATGGAAGCCAAATCACTTTTTCATGGAGGACCCCATGAACATTGAGTATGGTGCGGATTTGCTGCATGTCGGGCCCGTCACCGGTGAGGCTGTCTTGCAGTTGACTGATCTCCAGTTCAATGTCTCTGCCAAATATGGAACACCATTTCCCTTTACAGGCATTTACGGCATGTCGCCCATCTTCCGTGGCGATGACGGTAAGATGAATCCTACTAGCA TCGACTATCAGTCCGCGTACTATCAGCAATGGAAGAATGGCCACTGGAGATCACCGCAAACCGGATTCGTATACTGCTATGAAGAGTCTCGCAAGTCTGTTTGCAATGGCCACGACGGCATCCAAACCATGGGTGGTATTCGCAGTGATCTCATCGACCGCCGGAAGATCTCGTGGTACGACGTGAAGCTGTACCCAGATGTCAACTCGCTGGCGTTTGTATATGACCCTCCTGTGTACAACTACTGGGGAGTCGAGCTCGAGGGCCTCAGAATTGGAAATGAAGTCCAAAAAATCGAGCCCACCTCCAACAGCTCTGGCAAAGCTGCCATTTTCGACCACGCCAGCTATGGACGTGGGACTCCCTTGAGTCCCAACGCGTACGACAGACTTATCAAGATGACCGGTGCAAAGCCCGTCGACCTCAAGGAGCCTCCCAACAACGGACCTCAGAAATTCTTCTCTGTGAACTGCTCTAAGATTAACTCTTTCCCCACGATCAAGTACAAGTTCACGGGTAACAGCCGAGAGTGGGCCGTAACACCCAAGATGTACGTCGAGAAAATGAAGGACGGATCTTGCGTGCTCAATGTCAGAGCACTCGCCAGTG GCCCGTCCCGAAATAAATCGACATTGCGTTTGCAGATCAGGCGCCGGTGCGTGGGAAATGGCTTAGTACTGTCTGGAACAGTTATGGAGGCTGGAGACATTAAGCTCTCACAGCCGCGAAAGGTAGATCAAATAGAGGTCGCGcgtttctcttcttcaacacaccGTCGTGGTCGCTCGGctgagatgatggtggttttgttAGCCTAG
- a CDS encoding thioesterase (similar to Metarhizium robertsii ARSEF 23 XP_007821807.1), with amino-acid sequence MEVITLMQGDEMSDLTPLFLVHAISGVALPFLRLDSLSDEDDRPVYGITSPLHCPGGDSFKYPTSLKDLAAYYLKGIREIQPEGPYLLGGWSMGGMISMFMAQMLEAQGEEVIKVIMIDSANPEVFPQFKSEQEHRALAKATFNRTVSGGGLQSDDDEGSEDGSTVSSPIGHNFAAGDYKLSFSRRSSTWNSASSSTVSSARSSAASIFDTNSPITFLESPLSDAYLTDDSEFDSDCDTECDEPPAMEDFMQQIKTHIHRGLGLISNVKPGDLFEPGKKSNFDAILIKCTTEIPCAVRKPEIFPGAQLIEIVMRERNMRWDPAQFRSFESIPFSGDHDGAFQPQYVEELSSILRECIEDVE; translated from the coding sequence ATGGAGGTCATCACTTTGATGCAAGGCGACGAGATGTCCGATCTCACTCCTCTCTTTCTTGTTCACGCAATCTCTGGGGTTGCCCTCCCTTTTCTTCGTCTAGATTCTCtcagtgatgaagatgacagACCCGTGTACGGCATCACAAGTCCTCTACACTGCCCTGGTGGTGATAGTTTCAAGTATCCCACAAGCCTCAAGGATTTGGCTGCGTATTATCTCAAAGGCATTCGAGAAATCCAACCCGAGGGGCCATATCTCTTAGGCGGTTGGTCCATGGGCGGCATGATTTCCATGTTCATGGCACAGATGCTGGAAGCCCAAGGCGAAGAAGtcatcaaagtcatcatGATCGATTCCGCAAACCCGGAAGTGTTCCCGCAATTCAAGAGTGAACAAGAACACCGTGCTCTCGCCAAAGCCACGTTCAACCGCACTGTTTCTGGCGGTGGCTTGCaatccgacgacgacgagggCAGCGAAGATGGCTCTACCGTTTCGTCTCCAATCGGACACAACTTTGCCGCTGGCGATTACAAGTTGTCTTTCTCCCGACGGTCTAGTACCTGGAATAGTGCTTCAAGCTCAACAGTTTCAAGTGCTCGATCTAGCGCGGCAAGCATCTTCGACACCAACAGCCCCATCACGTTTCTTGAGTCGCCGCTCTCCGACGCATACTTGACTGATGATTCCGAGTTCGATTCAGACTGTGACACGGAGTGTGACGAGCCTCCTGCTATGGAAGACTTCATGCAGCAGATCAAGACGCACATTCACCGTGGCCTTGGTCTCATTTCGAACGTGAAACCCGGCGATCTCTTTGAACCAGGCAAGAAATCCAACTTTGATGCTATTCTCATCAAATGTACCACAGAGATACCTTGTGCTGTGCGAAAGCCTGAGATCTTTCCTGGTGCTCAGCTCATTGAGATCGTCATGCGTGAGCGCAACATGCGATGGGATCCTGCCCAATTCCGAAGCTTTGAATCTATTCCTTTCAGCGGCGACCACGATGGCGCATTTCAGCCTCAGTATGTGGAAGAACTGAGCTCCATCCTCAGAGAGTGCATCGAAGATGTTGAGTAG
- a CDS encoding cytochrome P450 (similar to Metarhizium acridum CQMa 102 XP_007807456.1), with amino-acid sequence MGQDFYENHVAELFNLLHSMEADIGSLLSFILPDWVPHPPARRLKQARDRFKAIFTERLDERTISKRDESRPLQDYVTFTMEDSATAPLRHLMPSHHTILMFAAHTSTAASISWNIVLMRHPVIMKKVVAELRANPKDEESLLFRACIKETTRYYCGMKLLRLARENVCIPESNINIPKGAVVSISPYLTHLDPNNYSEPEVWNPYRWISDEGDIIQMDNKTGGVKFLPFGGGSHRCVGEKMAMIMVTRAVATLLREYDFDWENEEIEQKTDFSNLNFDKVGTPWLRGGVRVRMNKAS; translated from the exons ATGGGACAAGACTTTTACGAAAATCATGTTGCAGAACTTTTCAACCTATTACATTCGATGGAAGCCGATATTGGGAGCTTATTGTCATTCATCTTGCCGGATTGGGTGCCTCACCCACCAGCGCGGCGACTAAAGCAGGCCCGGGACCGTTTCAAAGCAATTTTCACAGAGCGACTCGATGAAAGAACTATATCTAAAAGAGACGAAAGCCGACCTTTACAAGACTACGTCACGTTCACCATGGAAGACAGCGCGACGGCGCCTCTGAGACACCTCATGCCAAGTCACCACACTATACTGATGTTCGCTGCACACACCAGTACCGCCGCTAGTATTTCATGGAACATAGTT CTGATGCGACACCCAGTTATCATGAAAAAGGTAGTTGCCGAATTACGCGCGAACcccaaagatgaagaatcACTTCTCTTCCGAGCTTGCATTAAGGAAACAACGAGATACTACTGTGGAATGAAGCTACTACGGCTAGCTCGCGAGAATGTATGCATCCCCGAATCTAACATCAATATCCCAAAAGGAGCAGTCGTCTCCATCAGTCCATACCTTACACACCTCGACCCAAACAACTACTCTGAACCAGAAGTCTGGAATCCCTATAGATGGATAAGCGACGAAGGAGATATTATTCAAATGGATAACAAAACAGGTGGTGTGAAATTCCTCCCATTCGGCGGTGGCAGCCACAGGTGTGTTGGGGAGAAAATGGCCATGATAATGGTGACCCGGGCAGTTGCCACCCTCTTGCGAGAGTATGACTTTGATTGGGAGAatgaggagattgagcaaAAGACTGACTTTTCCAAtctcaactttgacaaggttgGCACACCATGGCTGAGAGGTGGCGTACGGGTACGGATGAATAAAGCTAGTTGA
- a CDS encoding ubiquitin-conjugating enzyme (similar to Metarhizium robertsii ARSEF 23 XP_011411042.1) → MKALTACLALWASLAIGSPSQGRDLRGCVARALGGAEDRIVGPNDTTYTDARIGESIQFDQTPALIAYANDASQIVPLIKCAQRSGIKAVPRSGGHHFMAYSALSDTLVIDITHIDYVHVSPDKSTAQVGAGIRLGALYTALSLHGRDWPGGICPTVGLSGFLGAGGFNMQMRTLGMGVDHVIGAKVVLSNGRLVNASPRENSDLFWAIRGGGGGSYGIVVEWTLKLSQFPRSSMVQIKWNEPDTRVDIATRFFEWAPRTDPAFMSSVNVYKNRTEVLGWCLGCTLDHARTLMNSSGLLGIGKPEIHISGGCNSINARMFGYIVSECIPDVEVAKYAPLAMNTVQQPFTQVGTYPQFTWNQTLQDPKSPQAQAWPRFRRLSKSFFVQKTKKLGRDAVQSLVDRLTELPDEVAGWGEWHAWNISRRGGDQSAFAWRDEAYAHLEFILTGSEDGRKQEKLAEWTRDLEGYLRPLTGPASYAGYMDASISTDPLMSYYGRNVDRLQKIKAKYDAGDFFDNPLGIPPGR, encoded by the exons ATGAAGGCATTAACAGCATGTTTGGCCCTATGGGCAAGTTTGGCGATCGGGAGTCCGTCGCAGGGTCGAGACTTGCGAGGATGTGTAGCAAGGGCACTGGGGGGAGCGGAGGACCGCATCGTTGGACCAAATGATACCACATACACTGATGCCCGTATTGGAGAGTCAATTCA GTTCGACCAGACGCCAGCTTTGATAGCTTACGCCAACGACGCATCCCAAATCGTACCGCTTATCAAATGCGCACAACGGTCTGGCATCAAAGCCGTTCCTAGAAGCGGAGGGCATCA cttcatgGCATATTCCGCCCTCAGCGACACACTCGTCATCGACATCACCCACATCGACTATGTCCACGTCTCCCCTGACAAATCCACCGCCCAGGTCGGCGCGGGCATACGCCTCGGAGCACTCTACACTGCTCTTAGTTTGCACGGCCGCGACTGGCCTGGCGGTATTTGCCCTACGGTCGGATTATCCGGATTCCTGGGCGCAGGAGGCTTCAATATGCAGATGCGCACTCTGGGCATGGGCGTAGACCACGTCATTGGTGCAAAAGTCGTGTTATCCAACGGTCGTCTCGTTAATGCTTCACCCAGGGAAAACAGCGATTTATTTTGGGCGATCcgtggaggcggaggaggctCATACGGCATTGTCGTCGAATGGACGCTGAAACTCTCGCAGTTTCCTCGCTCGTCCATGGTTCAGATAAAGTGGAATGAACCTGATACGCGGGTTGATATCGCGACTCGCTTCTTCGAGTGGGCGCCGAGGACTGATCCTGCATTCATGTCCTCTGTGAATGTGTATAAGAACCGCACCGAAGTACTGGGCTGGTGTCTCGGTTGTACGCTCGACCATGCAAGGACGCTAATGAATTCATCTGGTCTACTGGGAATTGGAAAGCCGGAGATACACATCTCAGGGGGGTGCAACTCCATCAACGCCCGAATGTTCGGATACATCGTCAGCGAGTGTATTCCCGACGTCGAAGTAGCCAAGTACGCTCCCCTAGCGATGAACACGGTCCAACAACCATTCACACAAGTCGGCACATATCCCCAATTCACATGGAATCAAACCCTTCAGGATCCAAAATCCCCACAGGCGCAAGCGTGGCCGCGATTTCGAAGACTAAGTAAGAGCTTCTTTGTGCAGAAAACCAAGAAGCTGGGTAGGGATGCCGTGCAAAGTCTCGTGGATCGATTGACGGAGCTGCCAGATGAGGTGGCCGGTTGGGGAGAGTGGCATGCGTGGAATATTAGTCGTAGGGGGGGTGATCAGTCGGCTTTTGCGTGGAGGGACGAGGCGTATGCTCATTTGGAGTTTATACTGACGGGGTCGGAGGATGGCAGGAAGCAGGAGAAGCTGGCGGAGTGGACTAGAGACCTAGAAGGATATTTGAGGCCATTGACGGG GCCTGCGTCGTATGCTGGATATATGGATGCAAGTATTTCCACGGATCCGCTGATGTCGTATTATGGACGAAATGTGGATAGGTTGCAGAAGATCAAGGCCAAGTATGACGCTGGTGACTTTTTCGACAACCCGTTGGGTATTCCCCCTGGTCGATAG
- a CDS encoding armadillo-type fold domain-containing protein (similar to Cordyceps militaris CM01 XP_006665798.1): protein MMNHARVKALKGNGKTTSKKAVKSGRASGNITPRSSPLPSLLTSPTHSAAHSRVTSDVSDSEEDGDFEFDDMMSSVHSGGSGALTPDEGATTFDAQALIDGLQDKKHNNNEVREQFLEVYLRALRNKYNSETHIWLDPAAAELVEVFLKDADRAPTARERLLSLQAFCLTVGTTEELEIFEGAERALKQILVDDDDDQCKVYAIYALCMTVLYAGGLEESALEIMQYLIDIVQSDGESIESHDNAAVVSAAIVGWSFVAGHVDDFSDYADAAMDAFVDQLDSSDTEIQCNAGQAIALIFESSRMHEQETGEPFQLPYDPQRLIGRISELAKLSTKSVSRKARRDLRESLVSVVTSLERGVGPYYSTALFIPEKDSYVPPSQRTDDGQAEYGYRCRLRLGNHSTRIDTWSLFSRVNMMKILFRGGLQHHVFVNPVVMECLEDAHWGEEQASAAEHGGSGKPSKGRKR from the coding sequence ATGATGAACCACGCCAGAGTCAAGGCCCTTAAGGGCAACGGCAAGACGACGTCCAAAAAAGCAGTCAAATCTGGTCGCGCTTCGGGCAATATCACGCCAAGAAGCTCTCCCTTGCCTTCTCTTttgacatcaccaacacacTCTGCGGCACACAGCCGCGTAACTTCAGATGTCAGCGACagcgaagaagatggcgattTTGAGTTTGACGACATGATGTCAAGTGTTCACTCTGGAGGTTCCGGAGCACTTACTCCCGACGAAGGCGCAACTACGTTTGACGCCCAGGCGTTGATCGACGGGTtgcaggacaagaagcacaaCAACAATGAGGTTCGCGAGCAGTTTCTCGAAGTTTACCTCAGAGCCCTGCGCAACAAATACAACTCCGAAACTCACATTTGGTTGGACCCCGCTGCCGCCGAGCTGGTCGAGGTGTTCCTCAAGGATGCAGATCGCGCGCCAACCGCCCGGGAGAGGCTTCTCAGCCTGCAGGCCTTCTGCTTGACAGTAGGGACAACCGAGGAACTGGAGATTTTCGAAGGCGCCGAACGGGCACTTAAGCAAATTCttgtggatgacgacgacgaccagTGCAAAGTGTATGCGATTTATGCGCTCTGCATGACTGTGCTCTATGCGGGAGGCTTGGAAGAATCTGCCCTGGAGATCATGCAGTATCTCATCGACATTGTTCAGAGCGACGGAGAAAGCATTGAATCACATGACAACGCCGCAGTCGTatctgctgccattgtcggttGGTCATTTGTTGCCGGCCACGTTGATGACTTTTCGGATTATGCGGATGCCGCCATGGACGCCTTTGTGGACCAACTCGATAGCTCCGACACCGAAATTCAGTGCAATGCAGGACAAGCTATTGCCCTCATTTTTGAGTCGTCACGAATGCACGAACAAGAAACTGGCGAGCCATTCCAGCTGCCGTACGATCCACAACGCTTGATTGGTCGCATCAGCGAACTAGCAAAACTCAGCACCAAGTCTGTGTCACGAAAGGCTCGGCGTGACCTGCGTGAGAGCCTTGTTAGCGTCGTGACATCTCTAGAACGAGGCGTCGGCCCGTACTACTCGACTGCGCTCTTTATTCCAGAGAAAGACTCGTATGTGCCACCTTCGCAGCGGACGGATGACGGGCAAGCCGAGTATGGCTACAGATGTCGCCTTCGCCTTGGCAACCACAGCACCCGAATCGATACATGGTCGCTCTTCTCCCGGGTCAACATGATGAAGATTCTCTTCCGGGGTGGCCTGCAACACCATGTTTTTGTCAACCCTGTTGTCATGGAGTGTCTGGAAGATGCACATTGGGGGGAGGAGCAAGCTTCAGCTGCGGAACATGGCGGCAGTGGCAAGCCTTCCAAGGGACGCAAACGATGA
- a CDS encoding forkhead associated domain (FHA) and phosphopeptide binding site containing protein (similar to Metarhizium acridum CQMa 102 XP_007807460.1) yields the protein MAVQPTYWDEVQVVLKAADPKLRAKFSDRYIFLTKDNPKVMIGRSTKRDTRLAAGAKNGWFDSAVMSRNHARLIYLPATKTVALVDAGSLHGTYVNDKRVNVHQFRQLYQNDTIRFGIAISKGSETFPPCEMKVTLNHGSRNPEERPVVFKVPDSSDGEDDISDIDDAIETSVSLIQKSGMAIEKTQVLNAIDLTGEEAFDGSDADPDVTVEVLEVLTPGDKESEDIENRQLPVCYSVEVEEVEENDASFSPPEFTSSISESDEKDLADSIGDDESSGMEWDQQDGDCYSNGIAGNVPPNDQNSSDQDCNTLPPLVLSQPAQPDNARRLPSNLHSIPIPSSSRQTSDFNEVISTESLGAKSGKAEFFQAREYNRRVCFGSERDMEDSQEDHFEELEMDMENSISYANQDSLFSVALPGNCTNNSASAALLAAGEQFLQTPVGELPEEQSGDDCLDDTSAYTYEMSKRVAEAKIQAAQPRVTVDVATCVRGGVDVSDLAEEHPDGASAANPVPPKRKADEISEILSEEMSQLPSQEIIPGSSQTVPESNSARPESTTHNPTPCVEGMQTRHSVTNPVDERPVKRLRRVAEVVGYAALGGVAVMSALIATAPAL from the exons atggctgTGCAGCCCACGTACTGGGACGAAG TCCAAGTCGTCCTCAAGGCTGCAGACCCAAAGTTAAGGGCCAAATTTAGCGATCGCTACATCTTCCTTACCAAGGACAACCCGAAGGTTATGATAGGTCGCAGCACGAAGcgagacaccagactggctgctggtgccaaaAATGGCTGGTTTGACTCTGCTGTTATGTCAAGAAACCATGCCAGACTCATTTACCTTCCGGCTACTAAA ACTGTTGCCCTCGTGGACGCTGGATCTCTGCACGGGACATACGTAAACGACAAGCGAGTTAACGTTCACCAATTCCGACAACTCTATCAAAACGATACGATTCGATTTGGTATTGCCATCAGCAAGGGATCAGAGACCTTCCCGCCATGTGAGATGAAGGTAACGCTTAACCACGGCTCACGAAA TCCGGAAGAGCGGCCTGTTGTGTTCAAGGTTCCCGATTCCTCTGACGGAGAGGACGACATCAGTGATATCGACGACGCTATTGAAACCAGCGTGTCTCTTATACAGAAATCGGGCATGGCCATCGAGAAAACCCAAGTCCTCAATGCTATTGACCTTACAGGCGAGGAAGCCTTCGATGGTTCAGATGCGGATCCCGATGTAACTGTTGAAGTACTTGAAGTTTTAACTCCGGGTGATAAAGAGTCGGAAGATATCGAAAATAGGCAGCTCCCTGTTTGCTACTCtgtggaagtggaagaagTCGAGGAGAACGACGCATCATTTAGTCCACCGGAATTTACATCGTCTATCTCCGAGTCCGACGAAAAGGACTTAGCCGATAGCATTGGGGACGACGAGAGCAGTGGTATGGAATGGGATCAACAAG ATGGAGATTGCTATTCGAACGGCATTGCAGGTAATGTGCCGCCTAACGACCAGAATTCATCCGACCAGGATTGCAACACTCTTCCTCCACTGGTTCTCAGTCAACCTGCACAGCCTGACAATGCTCGGCGCCTGCCGTCGAATTTGCATTCGATTCCGATTCCTTCGTCTTCACGTCAGACATCGGATTTTAATGAGGTGATCTCTACTGAATCACTGGGAGCGAAGTCTGGCAAGGCTGAATTCTTCCAAGCCCGGGAATACAACCGTCGAGTCTGTTTTGGTTCAGAAAGAGACATGGAAGACAGCCAGGAAGACCATTTTGAAGAATTAGAAATGGATATGGAGAACTCGATATCATACGCCAACCAAGACAGCTTATTCAGTGTCGCTTTGCCAGGCAACTGCACAAACAattcagcttcagcagcacTATTGGCTGCTGGAGAGCAATTCCTCCAAACACCCGTTGGCGAGCTCCCGGAAGAGCAGTCCGGCGATGATTGCCTAGATGACACCTCCGCGTACACCTATGAGATGAGCAAAAGAGTCGCAGAGGCAAAGATTCAGGCCGCACAACCGCGGGTGACAGTAGACGTTGCCACTTGTGTGAGGGGAGGGGTGGACGTCTCCGACCTCGCTGAAGAACATCCCGATGGCGCATCTGCCGCCAACCCTGTTCCCCCTAAACGAAAGGCCGATGAAATTTCTGAGATATTGTCAGAGGAGATGTCTCAGCTGCCTTCTCAAGAGATTATTCCAGGCTCCTCGCAGACCGTCCCGGAATCCAACTCGGCGCGGCCAGAATCCACAACTCATAACCCAACGCCATGTGTCGAGGGGATGCAAACTAGGCATTCGGTGACCAATCCCGTTGACGAGCGTCCTGTGAAAAGGCTCCGACGCGTCGCCGAGGTCGTCGGGTATGCAGCTTTAGGCGGCGTCGCCGTCATGTCTGCCCTGATTGCTACAGCGCCCGCACTGTAG